The following proteins come from a genomic window of Natrinema saccharevitans:
- a CDS encoding alkaline phosphatase family protein, with product MAEDWDNLIILDACRYDYFERLNTIDGTLYKAPSKGKKSWEFMRENFATGEFHDTVYVTANPFSTDLDAETFYHIDHLHADRWDEDIGTVQPDDVVSAAIAAHEQHPDKRLIVHFMQPHRPYLGETADKLRRRLDLQGYGKHDEGIQIWGAVKQRDVTFQEIRDAYTESLEIALGHVEELLEAVPGKSVVTADHGEMLGERVYPFTSRVWGHMEGFSTPTLREVPWLVIGADDRREIRSSDPIESERELDDDEITDRLEALGYAD from the coding sequence ATGGCAGAGGACTGGGACAACCTGATCATCCTCGACGCGTGTCGGTACGACTATTTCGAGCGTCTCAACACGATCGACGGGACGCTTTACAAGGCACCGTCGAAAGGGAAGAAAAGCTGGGAGTTCATGCGGGAGAACTTCGCGACGGGGGAGTTTCACGATACTGTTTACGTGACGGCGAACCCGTTTTCGACCGATCTCGATGCGGAGACATTCTATCACATCGATCACCTCCACGCCGATCGGTGGGACGAAGACATCGGAACAGTCCAGCCGGACGATGTCGTCAGCGCGGCGATCGCTGCCCACGAGCAGCATCCCGACAAGCGACTGATCGTTCATTTCATGCAGCCCCATCGACCCTATCTCGGGGAGACGGCGGACAAACTACGGCGGCGACTGGACCTTCAGGGGTACGGGAAACACGACGAGGGGATCCAGATCTGGGGCGCAGTCAAACAGCGGGACGTGACGTTTCAGGAGATCCGTGATGCCTACACCGAAAGCCTCGAGATAGCGCTCGGCCACGTCGAGGAACTGCTCGAGGCGGTCCCCGGGAAATCCGTTGTCACCGCCGATCACGGAGAGATGCTCGGCGAGCGGGTCTACCCGTTCACGAGCCGAGTCTGGGGTCACATGGAAGGGTTCAGTACGCCGACGCTTCGCGAGGTCCCGTGGCTGGTCATCGGGGCGGACGACCGCCGTGAGATCCGCAGTTCGGACCCCATCGAATCCGAGAGAGAGCTGGACGACGACGAGATAACGGACCGATTGGAAGCCTTAGGATACGCTGATTAA